Genomic segment of Streptomyces sp. NA02950:
GGGTGGCCGCCGGAGTGGTCGCCCCCGGACCCGGCGGCGAGGCCGGATCCGGCGGCGAGGCGCGGGCGCTCTTCGACCGGCCCGCGCTGCGCCCCCACCCCGCCGCCGCCCACCGCCGCCGGATCGGCCGCGGGTTCATCTGGGTGGTCCTGCCCGGCGCCACCGCCCTCGCCGTGCTCGGCGCGCTGCTCACCCCGGTGCTGCTGTATTGCGCGCTCGGCTACGCCCTGCTGGTCACGCCCGTGGTGCTGGTGCTCGCCCGGGACGCCCACCGCTCCCTCGGCCACGGGGTGACCGGACGTCATCTGCTGATCCGCTCGGGCACCTTCAGCCGGGACACCGTCGCCCTGGAGCGCGACGCCGTGCTCGCCTGGAGCTTCACCGACAACCCGCTGTCCCGGCGGGCCGGTCTCACCACCGTGACGGCCGCCGTCGCCGCGGGCCACGACGGCTATCGCGCCCCGGACCTGGCCGCCGGGGACGCCGTGCCCTTCGCGGCCGCGGCCGCCCCCGGCATCCTCGACGAGTTCCTGGTGACGGCCGAGGACGGGACCGCGGACGGGACCGGGGACGGGAGGGCGGACGGGACCGGGGACGGGAGGGCGGACGGGACCGGGGACGGGAGGGCGGAAGCGCTCAGTCCGTCCGGCCGCCGCCCTTGAGGCTCGCCCGCAGGAACTCCCGGTTCATCCGCGAAATGGACTGGAGCGGTATCCCCTTGGGGCAGGCCACGGCGCATTCACCGGTGTTGGTGCAGCCGCCGAAGCCCTCCTCGTCCATCGTCTCCACCATGTCCAGCACCCGGGTCTCGCGCTCCGGCGCCCCCTGCGGCAGCGCGTTGAGATGGACCACCTTCGCCGAGGTGAAGAGCATCGCCGAGCCATTGGGGCAGGCCGCCACACAGGCGCCGCACCCGATGCACTCGGCGTGCTCGAAGGCGAGGTCCGCCACCGGCTTGGGTACCGCGGTGGCATGCGCGTCCGGGGCGCTGCCGGTCGGCGCGGAGATGAACCCGCCCGAGCCGATGATCCGGTCGAACGCCGACCGGTCCACCACCAGATCCTTCACCACGGGGAACGCGGCGGCGCGCCAGGGCTCCACATCGATGGTGTCGCCGTCCGCGAAGTGCCGCATGTGGAGCTGACAGGTGGTGGTCCGCTCGGGCCCGTGCGCCTGCCCGTTGATCACCATGCCGCAGGCGCCGCAGATGCCCTCACGGCAGTCGTGGTCGAAGGCGACCGGCTCGTCCCCGCCGAGGATCAGCTCCTCGTTGAGGGTGTCGAGCATCTCCAGGAAGGACATCTCCGGCGAGATGCCGTTGACCTCGTAGGTGGTCAGGGCGCCCGGCTCCTCGGGGCCGCGCTGCCGCCAGATCCGCAGGGTGAGCCTCATGAGTAGCTCCGTTGGGTGGGGTGGACGTAACTGAAGACCAGCTCTTCGCGGTGCAGCACGGGCGCGACGCCGGT
This window contains:
- a CDS encoding succinate dehydrogenase/fumarate reductase iron-sulfur subunit — protein: MRLTLRIWRQRGPEEPGALTTYEVNGISPEMSFLEMLDTLNEELILGGDEPVAFDHDCREGICGACGMVINGQAHGPERTTTCQLHMRHFADGDTIDVEPWRAAAFPVVKDLVVDRSAFDRIIGSGGFISAPTGSAPDAHATAVPKPVADLAFEHAECIGCGACVAACPNGSAMLFTSAKVVHLNALPQGAPERETRVLDMVETMDEEGFGGCTNTGECAVACPKGIPLQSISRMNREFLRASLKGGGRTD